Proteins co-encoded in one Capsicum annuum cultivar UCD-10X-F1 chromosome 9, UCD10Xv1.1, whole genome shotgun sequence genomic window:
- the LOC107841721 gene encoding protein SHOOT GRAVITROPISM 6 isoform X3 — MSVAIQALDKGDVDNNYLAKLAKIATSEVISTKELNADWQRAAAGVLVSIGSHMPDLMMEEIFLHLSGANSALPAMVQILADFASSDALQFTPHLKGVLARVVPILGNVRDIHRPIFANAFKCWCQAFWQCSVDFPLSSVIDSDIMFFLNSAFELLLRVWAISRDLKVRLSSVEALGQMVGLITRTQLKAALPRLIPTILELYKRDQDDVAFVATCSLHNLLNASLLSEYGPPLLDFEDLTVILSTLLPVVCRSSDKKEHLNFSAGLKTYNEVQHCFLTVGLVYPEELFVFLLNKCKLKEEPLAVGALSVLKHLLPRLSVAWHSKRPLLIEVVKLLLDEPNLGVCKALAELIVVMASHCYLVGPSGELFIEYLVRHSAMFGLQRDDTERSRESNSSTGGYYPFVYKKVEMKMDAATLSELRAICEKGLLLITVTVPEMEHVLWPFLLKMIIPRVYTGAVATVCKCISELCRRRSSQSGGVALECKARADLPHPEELFARLVVLLHNPLAREQLATHILTVLCYLAPLFPKNINMFWQDEIPKMKAYVSDTEDLKQDPSYQESWDDMIINFIAESLDVIQDVDWVISLGNAFEKHYELYKPDDEHAALLHRCLGILLQKVHARAYVRAKIDLMYKQANITIPTNRLGLAKAMGLVAASHLDTVLDKLKNILDNVGQSFFQRFLSFFSDKAKMEESDDIHAALALMYGYAAKYAPSTVIEARIDALVGTHMLSRLLHVRHPTAKQAVITAIDLLGQAVINASESGISFPLKRRDLLLDYILTLMGRDEEDGFSESNIEHLRTQSLALSACTTLVSVEPKLTVETRNLVMKATIGFFGFPNEPADVIDPLISNLITLLCTILITSGEDGRSRAEQLLHILRKVDQYVSSSLDYQRKRGCLAANELLLKFRMICTSGYCALGCRGTCTHREKSDLHPTLSNLPSAFALPSRDALRLGDRTMIYLPRCVDTNSEVRKVSVQILHLYFSISLSLPRPVNSSASNDIELSYSALSSLEDVMAILRSDASIDPSEVFNRVVSSVCILLTKDELAAALHGCSGAICDKIKQSAEGAIQAVNEFVTERGNELNETDIARTTQSLLSAVIHVKEKYLRQEALGAICSLAENTSSRVVFNEVLVAARRDIATKDISRLRGGWPMQDAFHVFSQHSVLSCLFLDHVMSVINQMPTLGENPSQDESSSHAVDSILEDNIARAAIVALTAFFRGGGKVGKKAVEQSYASVLATLTLQLGSCHGLASTGELEPLRALLAAFQAFCECVGDLEMGKILARDGEQSENEKWINLIRDLAGSLSIKRPKEVPSICLILSKALDRSLRFQRESAAAALSEFLRHSDGFGPLLEEMVQALCRHVSDDSPTVRRLCLRGLVQMPSIHVLQYTTQILGVILALLDDLDESVQLTAVSCLLMVLESSSRDAVEPVLLNLSIRLRNLQECMNEKIRANAYAAFGALSTYGTGSQRDSFLEQAHAAFPRMVLHLHEDDLSVRQACRNTLKCIAPLMEIDGITAVFNTHWFTSDHRGDYEDFLRELAKQLTQNLAARVDRYMASIIQAFDAPWPAVQANAVYLCSSVLALSDDKHISSHYYNQVFEMLVGKMSRSTDAIVRATCSSALGLLLKSSNANSWEDVRLDRADSSHRGHEP, encoded by the exons ATGTCAGTGGCAATTCAGGCTTTGGATAAGGGAGATGTTGATAATAATTATCTTGCAAAGTTGGCCAAAATTGCCACTTCTGAGGTGATCTCAACCAAG GAACTTAATGCTGACTGGCAAAGAGCTGCAGCTGGTGTACTTGTATCAATTGGTTCACATATGCCTGATCTG ATGATGGAAGAAATATTCCTCCATCTCTCAGGGGCAAATTCAGCTCTTCCAGCCATGGTTCAAATTCTTGCAGATTTTGCATCATCTGATG CTTTGCAGTTTACTCCTCACCTTAAGGGTGTACTGGCACGAGTGGTGCCCATTCTTGGAAATGTAAGGGACATCCACCGGCCAATTTTTGCAAATG caTTCAAATGTTGGTGCCAAGCTTTCTGGCAGTGCAGTGTAGACTTTCCTCTGTCTTCAGTTATAGATTCTGATATCAT GTTTTTcttgaattctgcatttgaactATTATTGCGAGTTTGGGCAATTTCACGAGATCTGAAG GTTCGCTTATCTTCAGTGGAAGCATTAGGACAGATGGTTGGTCTTATTACCAGAACACAGCTGAAGGCAGCTTTGCCACGACTTATTCCAACTATATTGGAACT GTACAAGAGGGATCAAGATGATGTGGCCTTTGTGGCCACTTGTAGCCTCCATAATCTATTAAACGCCTCATTACTCTCGGAATATGGTCCACCGTTACTTGATTTTGAG GACCTTACTGTCATATTGTCAACTCTTCTTCCTGTGGTTTGTAGAAGCAGTGACAAAAAAGAGCATTTGAATTTCTCAGCTGGGCTGAAG ACTTATAATGAAGTTCAGCATTGTTTCCTAACAGTTGGTCTGGTGTACCCGGAGGAATTGTTTGTCTTCCTTCTCAAT AAATGCAAGTTGAAAGAAGAACCACTGGCAGTTGGTGCACTTAGTGTATTAAAGCATTTACTACCCAG GTTGTCTGTAGCTTGGCATAGTAAGAGGCCTTTACTAATTGAAGTTGTGAAGCTGTTATTGGATGAGCCTAATTTAGGGGTCTGTAAGGCCCTTGCTGAG CTAATTGTGGTTATGGCTTCCCACTGTTACTTGGTTGGTCCTTCTGGGGAGTTGTTCATTGAATATCTTGTTCGCCACTCTGCAATGTTTGGTCTGCAGAGAGATGATACTGAGAGATCCAGGGAATCGAACTCGTCAACCGGTGGTTATTACCCTTTTGTGTACAAGAAAGTGGAG ATGAAAATGGATGCTGCTACACTGTCAGAATTGAGGGCAATCTGTGAAAAGGGTCTTCTTCTAATAACTGTTACTGTCCCTGAGATGGAG CATGTTTTATGGCCATTTTTGTTAAAGATGATCATTCCACGAGTTTACACCGGTGCAGTTGCCACG GTCTGCAAATGCATATCAGAATTGTGCAGGCGTAGATCCTCTCAAAGTGGTGGAGTTGCTTTGGAATGTAAAGCTCGTGCCGATCTTCCTCATCCTGAG GAGCTTTTTGCACGCCTGGTTGTTCTTCTCCATAATCCTCTGGCTAGGGAGCAGTTGGCAACCCATATTCTAACC GTCTTATGTTATCTGGCACCACTCTTTCCAAAGAACATTAACATGTTTTGGCAAGATGAG ATTCCGAAGATGAAGGCGTACGTCAGTGATACGGAAGACTTAAAGCAGGATCCATCATATCAGGAGTCTTGGGATGACATGATCATCAAT TTTATTGCAGAGTCTTTGGATGTAATTCAGGATGTTGACTGGGTTATATCACTTGGAAATGCATTTGAAAAGCATTATGAGCTTTATAAACCTGATGACGAGCACGCTGCATTGCTTCATCG ATGTCTTGGAATTTTGCTGCAGAAGGTTCATGCCAGAGCTTATGTTCGCGCTAAGATTGATCTAATGTATAAACAAGCCAATATTACGATTCCAACGAATCGACTTGGTTTAGCAAAAGCCATGGGATTG GTGGCTGCATCACACCTAGACACAGTTCTCGATAAGCTGAAAAACATCTTGGACAATGTTGGGCAAAGTTTCTTTCAAAG ATTTCTATCATTTTTCTCGGATAAAGCTAAAATGGAAGAATCTGATGATATCCATGCTGCTCTGGCGCTGATGTATGGATATGCTGCAAAATATGCTCCCTCAACTGTTATTGAAGCCAGAATAGATGCACTAGTG GGGACCCATATGCTGTCACGACTTCTTCATGTACGCCACCCTACAGCAAAGCAGGCCGTCATCACAGCGATTGATTTATTAG GTCAGGCAGTTATAAATGCATCTGAAAGTGGTATATCATTCCCGCTGAAAAGAAGAGACCTGTTACTTGACTATATATTAACATTAATGGGCAGAGATGAGGAAGATGGATTTTCTGAATCCAACATTGAGCATCTGCGTACTCAG TCGCTTGCTTTAAGTGCCTGCACTACTCTGGTTTCTGTAGAGCCAAAATTGACTGTTGAAACAAGAAACCTTGTTATGAAG GCCACTATTGGATTTTTTGGTTTCCCGAATGAGCCTGCTGATGTTATTGACCCGCTTATTAGCAACCTGATTACTCTTTTATGTACAATACTTATTACAAG TGGAGAGGATGGAAGAAGTCGAGCAGAGCAATTATTGCACATATTGCGGAAGGTCGATCAGTATGTTTCCTCTTCATTGGACTACCAAAGGAAAAGAGGTTGTCTTGCAGCTAATGAGCTACTTCTCAAGTTTCGGATGATCTGTACCAGTGGATACTGTGCACTAGGCTGTCGAGGAACTTGTACTCACCGAGAGAAATCTGACCTGCATCCCACCTTATCGAATTTGCCTT CTGCATTTGCTTTACCAAGCCGTGACGCTTTGCGCTTGGGAGATCGTACAATGATATATCTTCCGCGGTGTGTAGATACAAATTCTGAAGTTCGAAAAGTTTCTGTTCAG ATCCTTCATCTGTATTTCAGTATATCTCTATCACTTCCAAGGCCGGTAAACTCTAGTGCTAGCAATGACATTGAGTTATCCTATAGTGCTTTGTCTTCCCTTGAAGATGTTATGGCTATCCTACGTAGT GATGCTTCGATTGATCCATCAGAGGTGTTTAACAGGGTTGTTTCATCTGTTTGCATCTTGCTGACAAAGGATGAG CTTGCTGCAGCTCTGCATGGTTGCTCAGGTGCTATATGTGACAAGATCAAGCAATCTGCAGAAGGTGCAATCCAAGCAGTTAACGAGTTTGTTACAGAGAGAGGCAATGAGCTGAATGAGACAGATATTGCAAG AACAACACAATCACTGCTCTCTGCGGTAATTCATGTGAAGGAGAAGTATTTACGGCAGGAAGCTCTTGGTGCT ATATGTTCCCTTGCCGAGAACACAAGTTCAAGAGTTGTTTTCAATGAAGTTTTAGTTGCTGCAAGAAGGGACATAGCCACAAAAGATATATCTAGATTACGGGGCGGGTGGCCAATGCAGGATGCCTTCCAT GTATTCTCACAGCATTCAGTACTTTCATGCTTGTTTCTGGATCATGTTATGTCTGTCATCAATCAGATGCCTACTCTCGGAGAGAATCCGAGTCAAGATGAAAGTTCTAGCCATGCAGTTGATAGTATTTTAGAAGATAATATTGCAAGAGCAGCTATTGTTGCTCTTACTGCTTTTTTCAG GGGTGGTGGTAAAGTTGGTAAAAAagcagttgaacaaagttatgcTTCTGTTCTTGCAACACTAACGCTTCAATTGGGCAGCTGTCATGGCTTAGCTAGTACCGGTGAACTAGAACCACTGCG TGCACTACTGGCTGCATTTCAAGCATTCTGTGAATGTGTTGGTGATCTGGAAATGGGAAAG ATTCTTGCACGAGATGGAGAACAAAGTGAAAATGAGAAGTGGATCAACCTTATAAGAGATCTGGCTGGCTCTCTTTCTATAAAAAGACCAAAAGAG GTCCCATCCATATGTTTGATACTGAGCAAAGCACTGGATCGATCTTTGAGATTTCAACGGGAATCAGCTGCTGCGGCTTTATCAGAGTTCTTGCGCCACAG TGATGGCTTTGGTCCCCTATTAGAAGAGATGGTGCAAGCACTTTGCCGGCATGTATCGGACGATTCTCCTACTGTTAGGCGCCTTTGTCTAAGAGGGCTTGTCCAG ATGCCATCTATCCATGTTCTCCAGTATACTACTCAAATCCTAGGCGTGATATTAGCTTTGCTCGATGACTTAGATGAGTCGGTTCAATTAACCGCAGTCTCATGTTTGCTGATG GTCCTTGAGTCCTCATCCAGGGATGCCGTAGAACCTGTTCTCTTGAACCTTTCTATAAGGCTTCGGAATCTCCAA GAGTGCATGAATGAGAAGATACGGGCCAATGCTTATGCTGCATTTGGAGCACTGAGCACCTATGGAACTGGGTCTCAACGAGACTCATTTCTGGAGCAG GCTCATGCTGCTTTCCCTCGGATGGTTTTACATCTTCATGAGGATGATCTTAGTGTGAGACAAGCTTGCCGA AATACTTTGAAATGCATTGCTCCCTTGATGGAGATTGATGGAATAACTGCTGTTTTCAACACTCATTGGTTTACTTCGGACCACCG AGGTGACTATGAAGACTTCCTTCGGGAACTTGCAAAGCAGCTAACCCAAAATCTTGCTGCCCGAGTTGATAGGTACATGGCATCGATAATACAG GCATTTGATGCTCCTTGGCCCGCTGTCCAGGCAAACGCAGTTTATTTATGCAGCAGCGTGCTTGCTCTCTCCGATGATAAACACATATCATCCCATTATTACAATCAG GTTTTTGAGATGCTAGTTGGCAAAATGAGCCGTTCGACGGATGCAATCGTTAGAGCAACATGTTCTTCAGCCCTAGGCTTGTTGCTCAAATCATCAAACGCAAACTCATGGGAAGATGTTCGACTTGATCGAGCTGATTCATCGCATAGGGGACACGAACCGTAA
- the LOC107841721 gene encoding protein SHOOT GRAVITROPISM 6 isoform X4, whose translation MFTPHLKGVLARVVPILGNVRDIHRPIFANAFKCWCQAFWQCSVDFPLSSVIDSDIMFFLNSAFELLLRVWAISRDLKVRLSSVEALGQMVGLITRTQLKAALPRLIPTILELYKRDQDDVAFVATCSLHNLLNASLLSEYGPPLLDFEDLTVILSTLLPVVCRSSDKKEHLNFSAGLKTYNEVQHCFLTVGLVYPEELFVFLLNKCKLKEEPLAVGALSVLKHLLPRLSVAWHSKRPLLIEVVKLLLDEPNLGVCKALAELIVVMASHCYLVGPSGELFIEYLVRHSAMFGLQRDDTERSRESNSSTGGYYPFVYKKVEMKMDAATLSELRAICEKGLLLITVTVPEMEHVLWPFLLKMIIPRVYTGAVATVCKCISELCRRRSSQSGGVALECKARADLPHPEELFARLVVLLHNPLAREQLATHILTVLCYLAPLFPKNINMFWQDEIPKMKAYVSDTEDLKQDPSYQESWDDMIINFIAESLDVIQDVDWVISLGNAFEKHYELYKPDDEHAALLHRCLGILLQKVHARAYVRAKIDLMYKQANITIPTNRLGLAKAMGLVAASHLDTVLDKLKNILDNVGQSFFQRFLSFFSDKAKMEESDDIHAALALMYGYAAKYAPSTVIEARIDALVGTHMLSRLLHVRHPTAKQAVITAIDLLGQAVINASESGISFPLKRRDLLLDYILTLMGRDEEDGFSESNIEHLRTQSLALSACTTLVSVEPKLTVETRNLVMKATIGFFGFPNEPADVIDPLISNLITLLCTILITSGEDGRSRAEQLLHILRKVDQYVSSSLDYQRKRGCLAANELLLKFRMICTSGYCALGCRGTCTHREKSDLHPTLSNLPSAFALPSRDALRLGDRTMIYLPRCVDTNSEVRKVSVQILHLYFSISLSLPRPVNSSASNDIELSYSALSSLEDVMAILRSDASIDPSEVFNRVVSSVCILLTKDELAAALHGCSGAICDKIKQSAEGAIQAVNEFVTERGNELNETDIARTTQSLLSAVIHVKEKYLRQEALGAICSLAENTSSRVVFNEVLVAARRDIATKDISRLRGGWPMQDAFHVFSQHSVLSCLFLDHVMSVINQMPTLGENPSQDESSSHAVDSILEDNIARAAIVALTAFFRGGGKVGKKAVEQSYASVLATLTLQLGSCHGLASTGELEPLRALLAAFQAFCECVGDLEMGKILARDGEQSENEKWINLIRDLAGSLSIKRPKEVPSICLILSKALDRSLRFQRESAAAALSEFLRHSDGFGPLLEEMVQALCRHVSDDSPTVRRLCLRGLVQMPSIHVLQYTTQILGVILALLDDLDESVQLTAVSCLLMVLESSSRDAVEPVLLNLSIRLRNLQECMNEKIRANAYAAFGALSTYGTGSQRDSFLEQAHAAFPRMVLHLHEDDLSVRQACRNTLKCIAPLMEIDGITAVFNTHWFTSDHRGDYEDFLRELAKQLTQNLAARVDRYMASIIQAFDAPWPAVQANAVYLCSSVLALSDDKHISSHYYNQVFEMLVGKMSRSTDAIVRATCSSALGLLLKSSNANSWEDVRLDRADSSHRGHEP comes from the exons ATG TTTACTCCTCACCTTAAGGGTGTACTGGCACGAGTGGTGCCCATTCTTGGAAATGTAAGGGACATCCACCGGCCAATTTTTGCAAATG caTTCAAATGTTGGTGCCAAGCTTTCTGGCAGTGCAGTGTAGACTTTCCTCTGTCTTCAGTTATAGATTCTGATATCAT GTTTTTcttgaattctgcatttgaactATTATTGCGAGTTTGGGCAATTTCACGAGATCTGAAG GTTCGCTTATCTTCAGTGGAAGCATTAGGACAGATGGTTGGTCTTATTACCAGAACACAGCTGAAGGCAGCTTTGCCACGACTTATTCCAACTATATTGGAACT GTACAAGAGGGATCAAGATGATGTGGCCTTTGTGGCCACTTGTAGCCTCCATAATCTATTAAACGCCTCATTACTCTCGGAATATGGTCCACCGTTACTTGATTTTGAG GACCTTACTGTCATATTGTCAACTCTTCTTCCTGTGGTTTGTAGAAGCAGTGACAAAAAAGAGCATTTGAATTTCTCAGCTGGGCTGAAG ACTTATAATGAAGTTCAGCATTGTTTCCTAACAGTTGGTCTGGTGTACCCGGAGGAATTGTTTGTCTTCCTTCTCAAT AAATGCAAGTTGAAAGAAGAACCACTGGCAGTTGGTGCACTTAGTGTATTAAAGCATTTACTACCCAG GTTGTCTGTAGCTTGGCATAGTAAGAGGCCTTTACTAATTGAAGTTGTGAAGCTGTTATTGGATGAGCCTAATTTAGGGGTCTGTAAGGCCCTTGCTGAG CTAATTGTGGTTATGGCTTCCCACTGTTACTTGGTTGGTCCTTCTGGGGAGTTGTTCATTGAATATCTTGTTCGCCACTCTGCAATGTTTGGTCTGCAGAGAGATGATACTGAGAGATCCAGGGAATCGAACTCGTCAACCGGTGGTTATTACCCTTTTGTGTACAAGAAAGTGGAG ATGAAAATGGATGCTGCTACACTGTCAGAATTGAGGGCAATCTGTGAAAAGGGTCTTCTTCTAATAACTGTTACTGTCCCTGAGATGGAG CATGTTTTATGGCCATTTTTGTTAAAGATGATCATTCCACGAGTTTACACCGGTGCAGTTGCCACG GTCTGCAAATGCATATCAGAATTGTGCAGGCGTAGATCCTCTCAAAGTGGTGGAGTTGCTTTGGAATGTAAAGCTCGTGCCGATCTTCCTCATCCTGAG GAGCTTTTTGCACGCCTGGTTGTTCTTCTCCATAATCCTCTGGCTAGGGAGCAGTTGGCAACCCATATTCTAACC GTCTTATGTTATCTGGCACCACTCTTTCCAAAGAACATTAACATGTTTTGGCAAGATGAG ATTCCGAAGATGAAGGCGTACGTCAGTGATACGGAAGACTTAAAGCAGGATCCATCATATCAGGAGTCTTGGGATGACATGATCATCAAT TTTATTGCAGAGTCTTTGGATGTAATTCAGGATGTTGACTGGGTTATATCACTTGGAAATGCATTTGAAAAGCATTATGAGCTTTATAAACCTGATGACGAGCACGCTGCATTGCTTCATCG ATGTCTTGGAATTTTGCTGCAGAAGGTTCATGCCAGAGCTTATGTTCGCGCTAAGATTGATCTAATGTATAAACAAGCCAATATTACGATTCCAACGAATCGACTTGGTTTAGCAAAAGCCATGGGATTG GTGGCTGCATCACACCTAGACACAGTTCTCGATAAGCTGAAAAACATCTTGGACAATGTTGGGCAAAGTTTCTTTCAAAG ATTTCTATCATTTTTCTCGGATAAAGCTAAAATGGAAGAATCTGATGATATCCATGCTGCTCTGGCGCTGATGTATGGATATGCTGCAAAATATGCTCCCTCAACTGTTATTGAAGCCAGAATAGATGCACTAGTG GGGACCCATATGCTGTCACGACTTCTTCATGTACGCCACCCTACAGCAAAGCAGGCCGTCATCACAGCGATTGATTTATTAG GTCAGGCAGTTATAAATGCATCTGAAAGTGGTATATCATTCCCGCTGAAAAGAAGAGACCTGTTACTTGACTATATATTAACATTAATGGGCAGAGATGAGGAAGATGGATTTTCTGAATCCAACATTGAGCATCTGCGTACTCAG TCGCTTGCTTTAAGTGCCTGCACTACTCTGGTTTCTGTAGAGCCAAAATTGACTGTTGAAACAAGAAACCTTGTTATGAAG GCCACTATTGGATTTTTTGGTTTCCCGAATGAGCCTGCTGATGTTATTGACCCGCTTATTAGCAACCTGATTACTCTTTTATGTACAATACTTATTACAAG TGGAGAGGATGGAAGAAGTCGAGCAGAGCAATTATTGCACATATTGCGGAAGGTCGATCAGTATGTTTCCTCTTCATTGGACTACCAAAGGAAAAGAGGTTGTCTTGCAGCTAATGAGCTACTTCTCAAGTTTCGGATGATCTGTACCAGTGGATACTGTGCACTAGGCTGTCGAGGAACTTGTACTCACCGAGAGAAATCTGACCTGCATCCCACCTTATCGAATTTGCCTT CTGCATTTGCTTTACCAAGCCGTGACGCTTTGCGCTTGGGAGATCGTACAATGATATATCTTCCGCGGTGTGTAGATACAAATTCTGAAGTTCGAAAAGTTTCTGTTCAG ATCCTTCATCTGTATTTCAGTATATCTCTATCACTTCCAAGGCCGGTAAACTCTAGTGCTAGCAATGACATTGAGTTATCCTATAGTGCTTTGTCTTCCCTTGAAGATGTTATGGCTATCCTACGTAGT GATGCTTCGATTGATCCATCAGAGGTGTTTAACAGGGTTGTTTCATCTGTTTGCATCTTGCTGACAAAGGATGAG CTTGCTGCAGCTCTGCATGGTTGCTCAGGTGCTATATGTGACAAGATCAAGCAATCTGCAGAAGGTGCAATCCAAGCAGTTAACGAGTTTGTTACAGAGAGAGGCAATGAGCTGAATGAGACAGATATTGCAAG AACAACACAATCACTGCTCTCTGCGGTAATTCATGTGAAGGAGAAGTATTTACGGCAGGAAGCTCTTGGTGCT ATATGTTCCCTTGCCGAGAACACAAGTTCAAGAGTTGTTTTCAATGAAGTTTTAGTTGCTGCAAGAAGGGACATAGCCACAAAAGATATATCTAGATTACGGGGCGGGTGGCCAATGCAGGATGCCTTCCAT GTATTCTCACAGCATTCAGTACTTTCATGCTTGTTTCTGGATCATGTTATGTCTGTCATCAATCAGATGCCTACTCTCGGAGAGAATCCGAGTCAAGATGAAAGTTCTAGCCATGCAGTTGATAGTATTTTAGAAGATAATATTGCAAGAGCAGCTATTGTTGCTCTTACTGCTTTTTTCAG GGGTGGTGGTAAAGTTGGTAAAAAagcagttgaacaaagttatgcTTCTGTTCTTGCAACACTAACGCTTCAATTGGGCAGCTGTCATGGCTTAGCTAGTACCGGTGAACTAGAACCACTGCG TGCACTACTGGCTGCATTTCAAGCATTCTGTGAATGTGTTGGTGATCTGGAAATGGGAAAG ATTCTTGCACGAGATGGAGAACAAAGTGAAAATGAGAAGTGGATCAACCTTATAAGAGATCTGGCTGGCTCTCTTTCTATAAAAAGACCAAAAGAG GTCCCATCCATATGTTTGATACTGAGCAAAGCACTGGATCGATCTTTGAGATTTCAACGGGAATCAGCTGCTGCGGCTTTATCAGAGTTCTTGCGCCACAG TGATGGCTTTGGTCCCCTATTAGAAGAGATGGTGCAAGCACTTTGCCGGCATGTATCGGACGATTCTCCTACTGTTAGGCGCCTTTGTCTAAGAGGGCTTGTCCAG ATGCCATCTATCCATGTTCTCCAGTATACTACTCAAATCCTAGGCGTGATATTAGCTTTGCTCGATGACTTAGATGAGTCGGTTCAATTAACCGCAGTCTCATGTTTGCTGATG GTCCTTGAGTCCTCATCCAGGGATGCCGTAGAACCTGTTCTCTTGAACCTTTCTATAAGGCTTCGGAATCTCCAA GAGTGCATGAATGAGAAGATACGGGCCAATGCTTATGCTGCATTTGGAGCACTGAGCACCTATGGAACTGGGTCTCAACGAGACTCATTTCTGGAGCAG GCTCATGCTGCTTTCCCTCGGATGGTTTTACATCTTCATGAGGATGATCTTAGTGTGAGACAAGCTTGCCGA AATACTTTGAAATGCATTGCTCCCTTGATGGAGATTGATGGAATAACTGCTGTTTTCAACACTCATTGGTTTACTTCGGACCACCG AGGTGACTATGAAGACTTCCTTCGGGAACTTGCAAAGCAGCTAACCCAAAATCTTGCTGCCCGAGTTGATAGGTACATGGCATCGATAATACAG GCATTTGATGCTCCTTGGCCCGCTGTCCAGGCAAACGCAGTTTATTTATGCAGCAGCGTGCTTGCTCTCTCCGATGATAAACACATATCATCCCATTATTACAATCAG GTTTTTGAGATGCTAGTTGGCAAAATGAGCCGTTCGACGGATGCAATCGTTAGAGCAACATGTTCTTCAGCCCTAGGCTTGTTGCTCAAATCATCAAACGCAAACTCATGGGAAGATGTTCGACTTGATCGAGCTGATTCATCGCATAGGGGACACGAACCGTAA